A genomic region of Coriobacteriaceae bacterium contains the following coding sequences:
- a CDS encoding LemA family protein, with protein sequence MSGLTIALIVIVAIVVILAIALIGMYNNLVRMRNRVDNAWAQIDVQLQRRLDLIPNLVETVKGYAAHESGTLEAVTQARNAAMNAATPEARAEAENMLTGALKTLFAVSEAYPDLKASSNFLDLQAQLSETEDKISYMRQSYNDTVMKYNNGIQTFPAVIFAGMFGFKERELFEAAAPAATAPQVSFS encoded by the coding sequence ATGAGCGGACTTACCATTGCCCTCATCGTCATCGTCGCAATCGTCGTCATTCTCGCCATCGCGCTCATCGGGATGTACAACAACCTTGTGCGCATGCGCAACCGCGTCGATAACGCTTGGGCGCAGATCGACGTACAGCTCCAGCGCAGGCTCGACCTCATCCCCAACCTCGTCGAGACCGTCAAGGGCTATGCGGCACACGAGAGCGGCACGCTCGAGGCCGTGACGCAGGCGCGTAATGCGGCGATGAACGCCGCGACGCCCGAGGCGCGCGCCGAAGCCGAGAACATGCTCACGGGTGCCCTCAAGACACTCTTTGCTGTGAGCGAGGCTTACCCCGACCTCAAGGCTTCCTCCAACTTCCTCGACCTTCAGGCGCAGCTCTCGGAGACCGAGGACAAGATCAGCTACATGCGTCAGAGCTACAACGACACTGTCATGAAGTACAACAACGGTATCCAGACCTTCCCGGCTGTCATCTTCGCCGGCATGTTCGGTTTCAAGGAGCGCGAGCTCTTCGAAGCGGCCGCTCCCGCAGCCACTGCTCCGCAGGTGAGCTTCTCGTAA
- the sufC gene encoding Fe-S cluster assembly ATPase SufC, with protein sequence MSDALLSVRDLSAGVDGKEILHSVDLDVEEGGVHVLMGPNGAGKSTLGHVIMGEPTYDVTGGTIMFGGEDVTDLSPDKRSLAGMFLSFQAPVEIPGVPLSSFLRAIASARPELDMKRKEFRKRVRELADELDMDRAYLDRELGVGFSGGEKKKVEMLQLLLLKPRLAILDEADSGLDVDALSVVSRGMELYRRECNGTLLVITHNTRILEHLDVDKVHVMVRGRMVAEGDASMIADIDTNGFEQFESLAQAR encoded by the coding sequence ATGAGCGATGCACTATTGTCTGTCCGTGACCTGTCAGCTGGTGTTGACGGCAAGGAGATACTCCATTCGGTTGACCTCGATGTCGAGGAAGGCGGCGTTCACGTTCTGATGGGCCCCAACGGCGCGGGCAAGTCGACGCTGGGCCACGTCATCATGGGCGAGCCGACCTACGACGTCACGGGCGGCACCATCATGTTCGGTGGCGAAGACGTCACCGATCTCTCCCCCGACAAGCGCAGCCTCGCGGGCATGTTCCTCTCGTTCCAGGCTCCCGTCGAGATTCCCGGTGTGCCGCTGTCGAGCTTCCTGCGTGCCATCGCCTCGGCGCGCCCCGAACTCGACATGAAGCGCAAGGAGTTCCGCAAGCGCGTACGCGAGCTCGCCGATGAGCTCGACATGGATCGCGCCTACCTCGACCGCGAGCTTGGCGTGGGCTTCTCGGGCGGCGAGAAGAAGAAGGTCGAGATGCTACAGTTGCTGCTGCTCAAGCCGCGTCTCGCCATCCTCGACGAGGCCGACTCCGGCCTAGACGTCGATGCGCTCTCCGTCGTCAGCCGGGGCATGGAGCTCTATCGCCGCGAATGCAACGGCACGCTACTCGTCATCACCCACAACACGCGCATCCTCGAGCACCTCGATGTCGACAAGGTGCATGTCATGGTGCGCGGCCGCATGGTCGCCGAAGGCGACGCGAGCATGATCGCCGACATCGACACCAACGGATTCGAGCAGTTCGAGTCCCTCGCGCAGGCACGATAA
- the sufB gene encoding Fe-S cluster assembly protein SufB, with translation MTGPSEKKRTQVDDIDRSMYDFVKDESNQEHLEAGLTPEIVREISEKKDEPDWMLDLRLKSLDIYNGFPIPTWGPSIDGLDMDHIVTYVKPETDQQASWDDVPEDIKDTFDRLGIPEAERSYLAGVGAQYDSELVYHSMQESASKMGIVYSGIEEALQDPKWEGIIHDHFMKLIPPTDHKFAALHGAVWSGGSFVYVPAGVQLDYPLQSYFRLNARGAGQFEHTLIIVEDDASLHFIEGCSAPKYNVANLHAGAVELFVGERAHLRYSTIENWSKNMYNLNTKRAICKEGGDIEWISGSFGSHVGYLYPMSILNGRGAKSSFTGITFAGAGQNLDTGCKVVLNAPKTKASVETKSISKDGGVSTFRSSVVATKNAEDSAATVSCQSLMLDDRSRSDTIPAMDIKCKNVDIGHEATIGRIGDDKVFYLMSRGLSEEEARTMIVNGFAEPVSKELPLEYAVEMNNLIKLEMEGAIG, from the coding sequence ATGACCGGACCAAGCGAAAAGAAGCGCACGCAGGTCGATGACATCGACCGCAGCATGTACGACTTCGTCAAGGACGAAAGCAACCAGGAGCATCTTGAGGCGGGCCTCACCCCCGAGATCGTACGCGAGATCTCCGAGAAGAAGGACGAGCCCGATTGGATGCTCGACCTACGCCTCAAGTCACTCGACATCTACAACGGCTTTCCCATCCCCACCTGGGGCCCGTCAATTGACGGCCTCGACATGGACCACATCGTCACCTACGTGAAGCCCGAGACCGACCAGCAGGCGAGCTGGGATGACGTCCCCGAGGATATCAAGGACACCTTCGACCGCCTGGGCATCCCAGAGGCCGAGCGCAGCTATCTTGCCGGCGTGGGCGCACAGTACGACTCGGAGCTCGTGTACCACTCCATGCAGGAGTCCGCCTCCAAGATGGGCATCGTCTACTCGGGCATCGAGGAGGCGCTGCAAGACCCCAAGTGGGAGGGCATTATCCACGACCACTTCATGAAGCTCATCCCGCCCACCGACCACAAGTTCGCGGCCCTGCACGGTGCCGTGTGGTCGGGCGGCTCGTTCGTCTACGTGCCGGCCGGCGTGCAGCTCGACTATCCGCTGCAGAGCTACTTCCGCCTCAACGCACGCGGCGCGGGCCAGTTCGAGCACACGCTCATCATCGTCGAAGATGACGCGAGCCTGCACTTCATCGAAGGCTGCTCGGCGCCCAAGTACAACGTCGCCAACCTGCACGCGGGCGCCGTCGAGCTCTTCGTGGGCGAGCGCGCCCACCTGCGCTATTCGACCATCGAGAACTGGTCGAAGAACATGTACAACCTCAACACCAAACGCGCCATCTGCAAGGAGGGCGGCGACATCGAGTGGATCTCGGGCTCCTTTGGCAGCCACGTGGGCTACCTCTACCCCATGTCCATCCTCAACGGACGCGGCGCCAAGTCGAGCTTTACTGGCATCACCTTCGCGGGTGCGGGCCAGAACCTCGACACGGGCTGCAAGGTCGTGCTCAACGCACCCAAGACCAAGGCGAGCGTCGAGACCAAGTCCATTTCCAAGGACGGTGGCGTCTCCACCTTTCGCTCGAGCGTGGTGGCGACCAAGAACGCCGAGGACTCCGCCGCGACGGTGAGCTGCCAGTCGCTCATGCTCGACGATCGCAGCCGCAGCGACACGATTCCGGCCATGGACATCAAGTGCAAGAACGTCGATATCGGACACGAGGCCACCATCGGCCGCATCGGCGATGACAAGGTCTTCTACCTGATGAGCCGCGGTCTCTCCGAAGAAGAGGCGCGCACGATGATCGTCAACGGCTTTGCCGAGCCGGTGAGCAAGGAACTCCCGCTCGAATACGCCGTCGAAATGAACAACCTCATCAAACTCGAGATGGAAGGAGCGATCGGCTAA
- a CDS encoding SufD family Fe-S cluster assembly protein has translation MEARIFEHASAMPAPTWYFLHMNDATIEIPAQLSCEADAVIETDATLGDATAFVEAMEAAQAAWDKVYGDKPVLTNAVDEQAEELGGLALSAYQKKADAMEQAKSLAASFEQGMGEEVSDWIREMACQTRSIIAPAGSNHTACIQISGVDGGANMAAIDLVAHEGATLDVAVIVDSPAFGTGVTGSSIRIFAAEGAHVALRRVQTLDDTWTDLDDMGLFAADNATIDVHQTVLGAGKSYTGLAGDLRGHNSTINVYTHYLGHGEQELDFNYILRHHGTKSTCNLYANGVLAGTSKKTLRGTIDLIRGAKGAVGHEVDNVLLVDEGVSNKTVPNILCNEDDVMGNHGATIGHIKADQLFYLESRGLSPEQAEQMFITATLEDAWLNAANDVTKQAVARLGNTIVENFEEVYL, from the coding sequence ATGGAAGCACGTATCTTCGAGCACGCAAGTGCGATGCCAGCTCCGACCTGGTACTTCCTCCACATGAATGACGCGACCATCGAAATCCCCGCGCAGCTTTCCTGCGAAGCCGATGCCGTCATCGAAACCGATGCCACGCTCGGTGACGCCACGGCCTTCGTCGAGGCCATGGAGGCGGCGCAAGCTGCCTGGGACAAGGTCTATGGCGACAAGCCCGTACTGACCAACGCCGTCGACGAACAGGCCGAGGAACTCGGCGGTCTGGCGCTGTCCGCGTACCAGAAGAAGGCCGACGCGATGGAGCAGGCCAAGAGCCTGGCCGCGTCCTTCGAGCAGGGCATGGGCGAGGAAGTCAGCGACTGGATCCGCGAGATGGCCTGCCAGACGCGTTCCATCATCGCGCCAGCTGGCTCAAACCACACGGCATGCATCCAGATAAGCGGCGTCGACGGGGGTGCCAACATGGCCGCCATCGACCTCGTCGCCCACGAGGGCGCGACTCTCGACGTCGCCGTCATCGTGGACTCCCCCGCTTTCGGCACGGGCGTCACCGGCAGCTCCATCCGCATCTTTGCCGCCGAGGGCGCACACGTCGCGCTGCGTCGCGTCCAGACGCTCGATGACACCTGGACCGACCTCGATGACATGGGGTTGTTCGCTGCGGACAACGCAACCATCGACGTACATCAGACCGTGCTCGGCGCGGGCAAATCGTACACGGGCCTTGCAGGCGACCTACGCGGCCACAACTCCACCATCAACGTCTACACGCACTACCTGGGCCATGGCGAGCAGGAACTCGACTTCAACTACATCCTGCGACACCACGGCACCAAGTCAACCTGCAACCTCTACGCCAACGGCGTGCTTGCCGGCACAAGCAAGAAGACGCTGCGCGGCACCATCGACCTCATTCGCGGGGCCAAGGGCGCCGTGGGCCACGAGGTCGACAACGTGCTGCTCGTCGACGAGGGCGTGAGCAACAAGACCGTCCCCAACATCCTCTGCAACGAGGACGACGTCATGGGCAACCATGGGGCGACCATCGGCCACATCAAGGCCGACCAGCTCTTCTACCTGGAAAGCCGCGGTCTGTCGCCCGAGCAGGCCGAGCAGATGTTCATCACCGCGACGCTCGAGGACGCTTGGCTCAACGCCGCCAACGACGTGACCAAGCAAGCCGTCGCGCGCCTCGGCAACACGATCGTGGAGAACTTCGAGGAGGTTTACCTGTGA
- a CDS encoding SufS family cysteine desulfurase: MSSIDIIANPYKKDFPLLASMPDLAFLDSAATAQRPACVIEAVDHFYKTMNANPLRGLYELSIEATEAIENTRKLIARFIGIGEENARDIVFNRNASEALNIVAQSFGPTVVEEGDEVCITIMEHHSNLIPWQQLCKKTGAKLVYMYCDKDGFISEEEMLAKIGPKTKIVAAAHVSNVLGVTNPIARMAQLAHENGAYMVVDGAQSVPHMPVDVTKLGCDFFAFSGHKVFGPFGVGVLWGKHELLESMPPFLTGGEMIDYVSEQDAVWSPVPEKFEAGTQDAAGIYATGVAIEYANGIGIEAMEEREKALMRYLAERMEALKFIEVVGPADPDARSGAFSFNVTGVHPHDVSGILSGENIAIRAGHHCAQPLLLFLGMHTCCRASVAFYNDAHDIDRLIDGLELVGRMFNV, translated from the coding sequence GTGAGTTCGATCGACATCATAGCCAATCCGTACAAGAAGGATTTCCCGCTTCTCGCATCCATGCCAGACCTGGCGTTTCTCGATAGCGCGGCCACCGCACAGCGCCCCGCATGCGTCATCGAGGCAGTGGACCACTTCTACAAGACCATGAACGCCAATCCGCTGCGAGGTCTCTACGAGCTTTCCATCGAGGCGACCGAAGCCATCGAGAATACGCGCAAGCTCATCGCGCGCTTCATCGGCATTGGCGAGGAAAACGCACGTGACATAGTCTTCAACCGCAACGCCTCCGAGGCACTCAACATCGTCGCGCAGTCCTTCGGCCCCACCGTGGTCGAGGAAGGCGATGAGGTATGCATCACCATCATGGAGCATCACAGCAACCTCATTCCCTGGCAGCAACTCTGCAAGAAGACCGGAGCAAAGCTTGTCTACATGTACTGCGACAAGGACGGCTTCATCTCCGAAGAGGAGATGCTCGCCAAGATCGGCCCCAAGACCAAGATCGTCGCGGCGGCGCACGTCTCGAACGTCCTTGGCGTCACCAACCCCATCGCCCGTATGGCGCAGCTCGCGCACGAGAACGGCGCGTACATGGTGGTCGATGGCGCACAGTCCGTACCGCACATGCCCGTCGACGTCACCAAGCTCGGTTGTGATTTCTTCGCCTTCTCCGGCCATAAGGTCTTCGGGCCCTTTGGCGTGGGCGTTCTCTGGGGCAAGCACGAGTTGCTCGAGAGCATGCCACCGTTCCTCACGGGCGGCGAGATGATCGACTACGTAAGCGAGCAGGACGCCGTCTGGTCCCCCGTCCCCGAGAAGTTCGAGGCGGGCACGCAAGACGCCGCCGGCATCTACGCGACGGGCGTGGCAATCGAGTACGCCAATGGCATCGGTATCGAGGCCATGGAAGAGCGCGAGAAGGCGCTCATGCGCTACTTGGCCGAGCGCATGGAGGCGCTCAAGTTCATCGAGGTCGTGGGCCCTGCAGACCCGGATGCGCGCAGCGGCGCCTTCAGCTTCAACGTCACCGGCGTGCACCCGCATGATGTCTCAGGCATTCTGAGCGGCGAGAACATCGCGATTCGCGCCGGTCATCACTGCGCCCAGCCTCTACTGCTCTTCCTCGGCATGCACACGTGCTGCCGTGCGAGCGTGGCGTTCTACAACGACGCGCATGATATCGATAGGCTCATCGACGGGCTCGAGCTCGTGGGAAGGATGTTCAATGTCTAA
- a CDS encoding SUF system NifU family Fe-S cluster assembly protein, which translates to MSNGSTSSIYSAALMDHNAHPDYRYELEDATHSHDGINASCGDELTLYLKIDDANDIIEEASFTGHGCAISQASADMMAGLIEGESVDEAKRLLGLFIGMIQGNELSEDDIEDLDEAAELQSISRMPARVKCAELAWRTLNGILTEREAEK; encoded by the coding sequence ATGTCTAATGGCTCTACCAGCAGCATTTACTCTGCTGCGCTGATGGATCACAACGCCCATCCCGACTATCGATACGAGCTCGAGGACGCAACGCACAGCCACGACGGCATCAACGCAAGCTGCGGTGACGAGCTCACGCTCTACCTCAAGATCGATGATGCGAACGACATCATCGAGGAGGCCTCGTTCACGGGGCACGGCTGCGCCATCAGCCAGGCATCCGCCGACATGATGGCCGGTCTCATCGAGGGGGAATCCGTTGACGAGGCAAAGCGCTTGCTCGGGCTCTTCATCGGCATGATCCAAGGCAACGAGCTCTCCGAGGACGACATCGAGGACCTCGACGAGGCCGCCGAGCTTCAGTCAATCTCGCGCATGCCCGCGCGCGTCAAGTGCGCCGAGCTTGCCTGGCGCACCCTCAACGGCATCCTCACCGAGCGCGAGGCCGAGAAATAA
- the mnmA gene encoding tRNA 2-thiouridine(34) synthase MnmA, producing MAQKVIVGMSGGVDSSLAAALLVEWGFDVTGVYMRNWSVDLPGFKCPWAEDLADAERVAVQLGIDLEVWDYEEEYKRDVVDYLVDCYARGLTPNPDVMCNEKVKFGVFAREAFEHGADYIATGHYARVLLDDPGAKSGHLLRALDEHKDQTYFLWRVPGTVLARTLFPIGEIESKAVVREMAAQRGLEVATKHDSDGICFIGPVSIQQFLLSQLERKAGDIIEYETGDVLGQHEGAFLYTLGQRKGLDLGGGPARYVVKTDTAENVVYVSADHDCDALWTDELALGDVRWVSGDAPAPGRYLVRTRHTRPLVEAHVEMGEDAARITFDERVPAVAAGQSVTIYRDEECLGGGIVI from the coding sequence ATGGCGCAGAAGGTCATCGTCGGCATGAGCGGGGGAGTGGATTCCTCGCTGGCTGCGGCGCTGCTTGTGGAATGGGGCTTCGACGTCACGGGCGTGTACATGCGCAACTGGTCGGTCGATTTGCCGGGATTCAAATGCCCCTGGGCCGAGGACCTTGCCGATGCCGAGCGCGTGGCCGTGCAGCTGGGCATCGACCTCGAGGTTTGGGATTACGAGGAGGAATACAAACGCGATGTGGTCGACTACCTGGTCGATTGCTATGCGCGTGGCCTCACGCCCAATCCGGACGTCATGTGCAACGAGAAGGTGAAGTTCGGCGTCTTCGCACGCGAGGCCTTCGAGCACGGCGCAGACTACATCGCAACGGGGCATTACGCACGCGTGCTTCTCGACGACCCGGGCGCGAAGTCCGGCCACTTGCTTCGCGCGCTCGACGAGCACAAGGACCAGACCTACTTTTTATGGCGTGTGCCGGGGACGGTGCTGGCTCGTACGCTATTTCCCATCGGCGAGATCGAGAGCAAGGCGGTCGTGCGGGAGATGGCCGCGCAGCGCGGGCTCGAGGTCGCGACCAAGCATGATTCCGACGGCATCTGCTTCATAGGGCCGGTTTCGATCCAGCAGTTCCTGCTCTCGCAGCTCGAACGCAAGGCGGGTGACATCATCGAATACGAGACGGGAGACGTGCTCGGTCAGCACGAGGGCGCGTTCCTCTACACGCTCGGTCAGCGTAAGGGGCTCGACCTTGGGGGTGGCCCGGCACGCTACGTGGTCAAGACGGACACGGCCGAGAACGTCGTGTACGTGAGTGCGGACCACGACTGCGATGCGCTATGGACCGATGAGCTCGCGCTCGGCGACGTGCGTTGGGTTTCGGGTGATGCGCCCGCACCAGGGCGCTATCTGGTGCGTACGCGGCATACCCGTCCGCTCGTCGAGGCGCATGTCGAGATGGGGGAGGACGCGGCGCGCATCACTTTCGACGAACGCGTACCCGCTGTGGCGGCTGGTCAGTCGGTCACCATCTACCGTGACGAGGAGTGCCTCGGCGGCGGCATCGTCATATAG
- a CDS encoding cysteine desulfurase: MSVDEGIYLDYAAATPVDEQVLEAMLPYFSQDFANPSASYTPARQVHASVEDARARIAHLMGGKAANIVFTAGATEANNLALTAAAPGAHVIASAIEHASMRSCVLARENGSLVPVDAQGFVSPDALKATILPDTELVSIALANGEIGTIQPLRELAQVVGDERARRLAAGDMRPIYLHTDASQAAALKTLNVSSLGADLVTVSAAKMYGPKQMGLLWVRSGIELRPLVCGGGQEAGLRSGTENVPGIIGFARAFELARERREDEARRLRELRDWLQATLTVAFADAVVAGPTRDAQRLDNLLHISFPGLLARRLVISLDQRGVYVGTGSACAASKMTVSPVLEAIGVSPEVAEGSVRITLGHDTTREQVERAAQIIIEVVRAEMKRVG, from the coding sequence ATGAGCGTTGACGAGGGGATATATCTAGATTATGCGGCGGCAACGCCTGTCGACGAGCAGGTGCTCGAGGCGATGTTGCCCTACTTCTCGCAGGACTTTGCGAACCCCTCGGCATCGTATACGCCTGCGCGTCAAGTGCATGCGAGCGTGGAGGATGCCCGTGCACGCATCGCGCACCTCATGGGGGGCAAGGCCGCCAACATCGTCTTCACGGCGGGGGCGACCGAGGCAAACAACCTCGCGCTTACCGCCGCCGCGCCCGGCGCGCACGTTATCGCGAGCGCCATTGAGCATGCGAGCATGCGCAGCTGCGTGTTAGCGCGCGAGAATGGATCGCTCGTGCCTGTTGATGCGCAGGGCTTCGTGAGTCCCGATGCCTTGAAGGCAACGATTCTCCCCGATACGGAGCTCGTCAGCATCGCCCTCGCTAATGGCGAGATTGGGACGATCCAACCGCTGCGCGAGCTTGCGCAGGTCGTGGGCGACGAGCGTGCGCGCCGTCTTGCGGCTGGTGATATGCGCCCCATTTACCTGCACACGGATGCCTCGCAGGCGGCGGCGCTCAAGACGCTCAACGTTTCCTCGCTCGGGGCGGACCTTGTCACCGTATCCGCTGCCAAGATGTATGGTCCCAAGCAGATGGGCTTGCTTTGGGTGCGCAGTGGCATCGAGCTACGCCCGCTCGTGTGCGGTGGTGGCCAGGAGGCGGGCTTGCGCAGCGGGACGGAAAACGTTCCGGGCATCATCGGTTTCGCGCGCGCCTTCGAGCTTGCCCGCGAGCGGCGCGAGGACGAGGCAAGGCGCCTGCGCGAGCTGCGCGATTGGCTACAAGCTACGCTGACGGTCGCGTTTGCCGATGCCGTCGTTGCAGGGCCGACGCGTGACGCCCAGCGTCTCGATAACCTCTTGCACATCTCCTTTCCGGGCTTGCTTGCTCGTCGTCTTGTCATCTCGCTCGATCAGCGCGGTGTCTATGTCGGGACGGGTTCGGCGTGCGCCGCGAGCAAGATGACGGTTTCGCCCGTGCTCGAGGCGATCGGCGTGTCGCCGGAAGTCGCCGAAGGCAGCGTGCGCATCACGCTTGGGCACGATACGACGCGCGAGCAGGTCGAGCGGGCGGCGCAGATCATCATTGAGGTCGTTCGTGCCGAAATGAAACGTGTGGGCTAA